The Chaetodon auriga isolate fChaAug3 chromosome 22, fChaAug3.hap1, whole genome shotgun sequence genome contains a region encoding:
- the prkcq gene encoding protein kinase C theta type, whose translation MSPFLRIGFSNFEIDPGLAYHEEVLNPYCAVYMKEAVDTEKGQVYKQKKPTMYPPWSTTFDAHVHRGRIMHVMVKDRTAELKSEATVALDSLATRCKKENGKLEIWLELKPQGRLRMEARYYLEKSDAAGQTEGDLESEREREGLFALHQRRGAIKQAKIHVVKCHEFSATFFPQPTFCSVCKEFVWGLNKQGYQCRQCNAAIHKKCIDKVIAKCTGSAVNSKETMIHKERFKIDMPHRFKVYNYKSPTFCEHCGTLLWGLAKQGLKCEECSMNVHHKCQKKVANLCGVNQKLMAEALAIIESKQQARSTRETDIIGREGPVGVGQPGTVRTPSALGTGGAATTTPANKELQGVSWDGPTDISKSITEELTEEEPLYAVPRKDHQPKFTIDDFILHKMLGKGSFGKVFLSELKKSGQFFAVKALKKDVVLMDDDVECTMVERRVLSLAWENPFLTHLYCTFQTKENLFFVMEYLNGGDLMFHIQNCHKFDLHRATFYSAEIICGLQFLHSKGIIYRDLKLDNVLLDSEGHIKIADFGMCKENMQDESRTSTFCGTPDYIAPEILLGQKYNSSVDWWSFGVLLYEMLIGQSPFHGRDEEELFQSIRTDNPVYPRWLTKDAKDILVKLFVREPEERLGVKGNIRQHNFFSSTDWKALEDRQVAPPFRPTLTSPSDCSNFDKEFINEKPRLSCADRTLINSVDQTMFRNFSFINPGMARITC comes from the exons ATGTCGCCTTTCCTGCGGATTGGTTTCTCCAACTTTGAGATCGATCCGGGCCTGGCCTACCATGAGGAGGTGCTGAACCCATACTGTGCCGTTTACATGAAGGAGGCCGTCGACACAG AAAAGGGCCAAGTGTACAAGCAGAAGAAGCCCACCATGTACCCGCCGTGGAGCACCACGTTTGACGCCCACGTCCACCGCGGCCGCATCATGCACGTGATGGTGAAGGACCGGACggcagagctgaagtctgagGCTACGGTGGCCCTGGACTCGCTGGCAACACGATGCAAGAAGGAGAACGGCAAGCTGGAGATCTGG ctgGAGCTGAAGCCACAGGGCCGCCTGCGGATGGAGGCCAGGTATTATCTGGAGAAAAGTG ACGCTGCAGGTCAGACTGAGGGAGACCTGGAGTCCGAACGGGAGAGAGAGGGTCTGTTCGCCCTCCACCAGCGGCGAGGCGCCATCAAACAGGCGAAAATTCACGTCGTCAAATGTCACGAGTTCAGCGCCACGTTTTTCCCTCAACCGACCTTCTGCTCCGTCTGCAAAGAGTTTGTCTG GGGTCTTAACAAGCAGGGTTACCAGTGCAGAC agTGCAATGCAGCTATTCACAAAAAATGCATCGACAAAGTAATCGCCAAATGCACCGGTTCAGCTGTGAACAGCAAAGAAACAATG attCACAAGGAGCGCTTCAAGATCGACATGCCCCACAGGTTTAAAGTCTACAACTACAAAAGTCCCACTTTCTGTGAGCACTGTGGTACTCTGCTGTGGGGGCTCGCCAAGCAGGGGCTCAAATGTGAGG AATGTAGCATGAACGTCCATCATAAATGCCAGAAGAAAGTAGCCAACCTCTGCGGGGTCAACCAAAAACTGATGGCTGAGGCTCTGGCCATCATCGAGAGTAAGCAGCAG GCAAGAAGCACCAGAGAAACTGATATTATTGGCCGAGAAGGTCCGGTAGGTGTTGGCCAGCCGGGAACAGTCCGAACTCCGTCTGCGTTAGGAACAGGTGGAGCAGCCACAACTACACCTGCAAACAAAG AGTTGCAGGGTGTTTCGTGGGATGGACCAACTGACATCAGTAagtcgatcacagaggagcTGACAGAAGAGGAGCCTCTGTACGCTGTTCCCAGGAAGGACCACCAACCCAAATTCACCATTGATGACTTCATCCTGCACAAGATGCTCGGGAAAGGCAGCTTTGGAAAG GTGTTTCTATCTGAGCTGAAAAAAAGCGGGCAGTTCTTCGCAGTGAAGGCTCTAAAAAAGGACGTGGTGCTGATGGACGATGACGTCGAGTGCACCATGGTGGAGCGGAGGGTCCTCTCTTTAGCCTGGGAAAATCCTTTCCTCACGCACCTTTACTGCACCTTCCAAACCAAG gAGAACCTCTTCTTCGTGATGGAGTATCTGAATGGAGGAGATCTCATGTTCCACATCCAGAACTGCCACAAGTTTGACTTGCACAGAGCCAC CTTCTACTCAGCTGAGATCATCTGTGGGCTCCAGTTCCTGCACTCTAAAGGAATCATTTATAG GGATCTGAAGCTGGATAACGTGCTGCTGGACTCTGAGGGTCATATAAAGATAGCAGACTTTGGAATGTGTAAGGAGAACATGCAGGATGAGTCCCGGACATCCACCTTCTGTGGAACACCAGACTACATCGCTCCTGAG ATCCTGCTAGGTCAGAAGTACAACAGCTCAGTGGACTGGTGGTCGTTCGGAGTGCTGCTGTACGAGATGCTGATCGGTCAGTCTCCGTTCCACGGCCGCGATGAAGAGGAGCTGTTCCAGTCCATACGGACAGACAACCCTGTTTATCCCCGCTGGCTCACCAAAGACGCCAAGGACATTCTGGTCAAG ctgtttgtcaggGAGCCTGAGGAGCGCCTGGGAGTGAAGGGAAACATCAGACAACACAATTTCTTCAGCAGCACCGACTGGAAAGCCCTGGAGGACCGGCAGGTGGCGCCACCCTTCAGGCCAACTCTG ACGTCGCCCAGTGACTGCAGTAACTTTGATAAAGAGTTCATCAATGAGAAGCCCCGGCTGTCGTGTGCCGACCGGACACTCATCAACAGCGTTGACCAGACGATGTTCAGAAACTTCTCCTTCATTAACCCGGGGATGGCTCGCATCACATGCTGA